The Apibacter raozihei genome contains a region encoding:
- a CDS encoding NifU family protein, which yields MDIKVENTPNKNIIKFVVPRTLVEGSYEISDLSQAADIPLAQELLQLPFITHIFITANFIAIQKNDMVEWEMVSDEIKELIADELLANPSVVLKTQTAPVSVYVEMTPNNTVRKFVTNKILIEGIIEIKNPDEASEVPLAQYLFKFPYVKEVFISDNFVSITKTPDTDWEDISMEIRYNLSEYFREGKEISTIKNFSTFKPVATANKEFTDIEKKIKEILDEYVLPAVSGDGGNIDLISFDEETKTAHMVLQGACSGCPSSTITLKNGIESLLKEMLPNEVEAVEAING from the coding sequence ATGGATATAAAAGTAGAAAATACACCTAATAAAAATATAATAAAGTTTGTAGTTCCAAGAACATTAGTAGAGGGAAGCTATGAAATTTCAGATTTATCGCAAGCAGCAGATATTCCATTAGCACAGGAGCTGTTACAACTTCCATTTATTACTCATATTTTTATTACAGCGAATTTTATTGCTATTCAAAAAAATGATATGGTAGAGTGGGAGATGGTTTCAGACGAAATTAAGGAATTAATTGCCGATGAACTATTAGCGAATCCTTCAGTAGTTTTAAAAACGCAGACAGCGCCGGTATCAGTATATGTTGAAATGACTCCAAATAACACGGTACGAAAATTTGTAACTAACAAAATACTTATAGAAGGCATTATTGAGATAAAAAATCCAGATGAAGCTTCTGAAGTTCCTTTAGCTCAATACCTGTTTAAATTTCCGTATGTAAAAGAAGTATTTATTTCAGATAATTTTGTATCAATCACAAAGACACCCGATACTGATTGGGAGGATATATCAATGGAAATCAGATATAATCTTTCAGAATACTTCAGAGAAGGAAAAGAGATTAGCACAATCAAAAATTTTTCAACATTTAAACCTGTAGCAACTGCTAATAAGGAGTTTACTGATATTGAAAAGAAAATTAAAGAAATTTTAGATGAATATGTTTTACCTGCTGTATCCGGAGACGGTGGGAATATAGATCTTATATCTTTTGATGAAGAAACCAAAACAGCTCATATGGTGCTTCAGGGAGCATGTAGCGGATGTCCTTCCTCTACAATAACTTTAAAAAACGGAATAGAAAGTCTTCTTAAAGAAATGTTACCTAATGAAGTAGAAGCCGTAGAAGCAATCAATGGTTAA
- a CDS encoding gamma carbonic anhydrase family protein encodes MALLKKLLDKAPSMGKDCFLAETCVIIGDVIMGDQCSIWYNAVIRGDVNHIRMGNKVNIQDNAMIHCTYQKYPTYIGNNVSVGHNAIVHGCTIHDNVLIGMGSIVMDNVVVESNSIVAAGAIVTQGKLVKSGEIWGGIPAKKIGEVSENLQEGEIKRIANNYIKYSNWYRVHEEDEDENGI; translated from the coding sequence ATGGCTTTATTAAAAAAATTGTTAGACAAAGCTCCTTCTATGGGCAAAGACTGCTTTCTAGCTGAAACTTGTGTTATCATCGGTGATGTTATTATGGGAGATCAGTGCTCTATATGGTACAATGCCGTTATCAGGGGAGATGTCAATCATATCAGAATGGGTAATAAAGTTAATATCCAGGATAATGCTATGATACATTGCACATATCAGAAGTATCCCACATATATAGGTAACAATGTTTCGGTTGGACATAACGCTATCGTTCACGGATGTACAATTCATGACAATGTATTAATCGGTATGGGGTCTATAGTTATGGATAATGTAGTAGTTGAAAGTAATTCCATTGTAGCTGCCGGTGCTATTGTAACTCAAGGTAAACTGGTAAAATCAGGAGAAATTTGGGGAGGAATACCCGCAAAAAAAATTGGAGAGGTTTCTGAAAATTTACAAGAGGGTGAAATAAAAAGAATAGCTAATAATTATATAAAATACAGTAATTGGTATCGTGTACATGAGGAAGATGAAGATGAAAATGGTATATAA
- a CDS encoding metallophosphoesterase, producing MNIKKQVKSLLILLVSIQFCFGQQNLEEQTKKHFNFYIANDLGRNGYYEQKPIAELMGQMAENINIEFISAPGDVHHFDGVASINDPLWMTNYELIYSHPELMIQWYPLLGNHEYRGNTQAVLDYTKVSRRWVMPARYYTQVYTLNNNESIRIIYLDTTPLIDKYRKETEKYPDAVNQSIEKQTEWLENTLKTSKEKWKLVIGHHPIYAQTPKDDEERADMQKRVDPILRKYKVDMYVSGHIHNFQHIKLKGTDIDYVVNTSASKSRKVKAIEGTVFCSPDAGFSLVSADADELKLYFINSKGEVLHTITKRK from the coding sequence ATGAACATAAAAAAACAAGTAAAAAGCCTGCTGATACTTTTAGTATCGATTCAATTTTGTTTTGGACAACAAAATCTGGAAGAACAAACAAAAAAACATTTTAATTTTTACATAGCAAATGATTTAGGTAGAAATGGATATTATGAGCAAAAACCCATTGCAGAATTAATGGGACAAATGGCTGAAAATATAAATATTGAATTTATTTCAGCTCCCGGAGATGTTCATCATTTTGATGGCGTGGCCAGTATAAATGATCCTTTATGGATGACCAATTACGAATTAATTTATTCACATCCGGAGCTGATGATTCAATGGTATCCATTGCTAGGAAATCATGAATATAGAGGAAATACACAGGCCGTTCTTGATTACACTAAGGTGAGTCGCAGATGGGTAATGCCAGCCAGATATTATACGCAAGTGTATACATTAAATAATAATGAATCTATTCGTATTATTTATCTGGATACCACTCCGTTGATAGATAAATACAGGAAGGAAACAGAAAAATATCCAGATGCAGTTAATCAAAGTATTGAAAAACAAACAGAATGGCTGGAAAATACTCTAAAAACATCAAAAGAAAAGTGGAAACTGGTGATAGGACATCACCCTATATATGCGCAAACCCCTAAAGATGATGAAGAAAGAGCAGATATGCAAAAGCGAGTGGATCCAATACTTAGAAAGTATAAAGTAGATATGTATGTATCTGGACATATACATAATTTTCAGCATATAAAGCTAAAAGGAACAGATATAGATTACGTTGTAAACACCTCAGCATCTAAAAGCAGAAAAGTAAAAGCTATAGAAGGCACTGTATTTTGTAGTCCTGATGCAGGGTTTTCGTTAGTTTCTGCAGACGCAGATGAATTAAAATTATATTTCATTAACAGTAAGGGAGAAGTACTACATACAATAACTAAAAGAAAGTAG